The sequence CCCCAAGATTTTCAAAATCCAATACCACTATACGTATACTCCATGGTTTCATTTTTACAAGCTAATGTTTATGGCCCCTCCAACATTTGAATCTTGACTCGGCAGCTGGATAGGAAGGAATTTGGAGATATTACAAACTTGAATGACTTTTGTATAATCTTGAAATATTTATGTAAGGTTTCCAATTTTCTAAATCGGTGTTATCAATATATTTATGAGGCTTGCCTCTTTTCCAAAAATAACGTATATGCGTGACAATGATTCAAAAAACCATTCAGAATCATGATTTTCAGTTGTGCTAATTATGATTTCCACGGCCCTCAAAAACTTTGATCTTAAAAAGGAGATGCTTGAAAAACAACACGTTTCTGAAGCTGCGAGGAATAATCTGAATGAATATAGTGAAAAATTAAGAGAGAATTTTTAAGAAGATACATTTGCAGCAACTAAGAGAAAACTAATATGGGAAATATTCTTGAACAATGGTAAGTTCCTTGATGCATTGACTTCACATTTCGTTCATTTATGCGAAAGATATTGCATGTAAAACTTCTTTAGTTGTTAGAGAAAGTCGTTTTGGTTCTTAAAATATTTCATATTAGTGAAATTCACTTGGTGATGATGCTAGTTATGGTGAATCAGAGTCGAAAAGAAGGTGAGTTTCTATGATCCGATCAAATTTGTTTTTCATATAAACATTATTTAAATTCTTGGATTTAGGGACTTCTGTTTACAAATATTTGCAGTTTTGAACAACAACTTAAAATCTAAGATCAACATTGGAAGTCTAATAACTTCCTTCTATATCAAATGCAAACATTAAGAAAATGTGATTGTCTTACTTGACAGTATGAGATAGGGTCTTCTTCGCTAACACCAcgaagttgaattttaaatttaAGGGCACAACATTTTCGCCTCTGCACCAATATTTCTTCTTAAATCTTAATGGTCATATGATGAAGAATGAAATatgttttattatattattgtACGCATTGTGAATGAACCGTGTCATTGCTATGAATGTGGTGGACGAGTAATCAGTAAACCGAAAACCTAGAAAATTTGAGATACATAACACTTTAATTTAATTAGACGTGAAATCTCAGTTGGGTTTCGTGGATTTCGAAATGTTGACactttaaattaattatacatATATTGATGGTTATACCAAAACAATGTTTCTAATAGGTAATAAAGATGTGATTCATTGTGATATAATATGTTTGACAATAACTTCTCGCTTAATTGCTTGCTATCTTAGCTCAACAGGTAAGAGCACATGGCTTCaaccatgtagttgtgggttTGACTCCCAAAAATGGCATTTAACTCTATGTGCAAGGACCACGAACCCAACATTACAAATACTCGGGAAAATTTGTAAGCATTTAAATTTATATTTTAGGTATTGATTCCCATGTTATCGAAAGTGTTCACCTGTAAAATCATGAAGATTTTTACGCATGCTTACCTTTGCTTGAATACGTCAATTAGTTGACTTCAACCGAAAGTAATAGTCTTGCATGTTAGTGATGGTGTTGATATTCATCTATTTTGGAGATTTACACACTTACCTGGCAGCTGCTGAAGTGACAAATAATTGGAGAAAGCGTCTATGAGGTATTCGAGTCGTCCAACTCACAAAGGCGAAAAAATTACCATTCAAATTACTACGTATGTGTGTAAATTCGGTGTTGTTTCCGTGCTCACAGCTTACCTAAATAGCTCTAGGTAGTGGATGTTGAACACTATAATAGCTAGATACTAAATAACGAGCTAGATTCGACAACTCATCCAATGTCAAATGGTTGAGCTATGAGATAGCTTAAATTATCACAACAAGGAATTATATCTAGGACCTACCCACCAGAGGAGTACGTGATTCTTGTTACATGAGTAAGACTTTTCTCTACAAAAAATTTACTTTTTCGGGGATTTGAATTTAAAAAGATGTGAAGAAACATGACAAAAAAATAGCCATACAAGATATATACTACTTTCGTTTTGTGACACAAATTTTGTTTTCAGGTCTTTCTGAACTAAGCTAGAGCTTAAATGGAGTCATGGAGCACAAGTGTTCTCATTTTCccttttttaataaaataaatggACAAACGTTTTCATtgcctatcaaaattttgggtaaATCTGAgcatcatataattttttttcttttcttaaaagaTTATACCCGAGTCTCATTATACttcaattaaatcaaaattaatatATTAAGTTAATTTGAGTTAAGGGTATTATACTATCATATTCCACTTCATATGAAATTTTAAGTTAATTTAAgttaattctgaaattttacgtgggtaactatcaggatgtctactacgttgtgtcaaaagggttcatcgaaattactTCTAGGTTGAGAGATAAatttgaaactctacagctgaccaaaaattcgttttttgtttttcactccataattaacatccatgattattacaaactgtaatgtcttaagattgttgggtgcaataatcaaaaacaaggaaaaaatcaaataagcaaaagttattgatacttagctcctttatagtggaagtgatcgatttgatgaaacagaCNNNNNNNNNNCGAAAAATAGCGCAATCCTTGAAGATTTTATATATTCCAATTGCGAAAACATCAAATCCTCAAGTTTATTGTGATAACCTTTTGAATGATTCttaatgttgttaatggataGATTTGATAGGAACAGTGGCGGAGCCACATGTTACTTGTGGGTGGCCATGGCCACCCCAAGATTTTCAAAATCCAATACCACTATACGTATACTCCATGGTTTCATTTTTACAAGCTAATGTTTATGGCCCCTCCAACATTTGAATCTTGACTCGGCAGCTGGATAGGAAGGAATTTGGAGATATTACAAACTTGAATGACTTTTGTATAATCTTGAAATATTTATGTAAGGTTTCCAATTTTCTAAATCGGTGTTATCAATATATTTATGAGGCTTGCCTCTTTTCCAAAAATAACGTATATGCGTGACAATGATTCAAAAAACCATTCAGAATCATGATTTTCAGTTGTGCTAATTATGATTTCCACGNNNNNNNNNNgaaactctacagctgaccaaaaattcgttttttgtttttcactccataattaacatccatgattattacaaactgtaatgtcttaagattgttgggtgcaataatcaaaaacaaggaaaaaatcaaataagcaaaagttattgatacttagctcctttatagtggaagtgatcgatttgatgaaacagaCGAGCTCCCCAAATCCCCGCagcagcaacaaggcaaaactttggaaaaacagagtgagtcacgtgttcaacacgtttcccttaatatattagcgcccggatacactcaagagtgatgctatagccctcacaggacggatatctccaggataaaacaccctactacacctactactagcatatgtagtagatagGAAAATCGTGAacgcttaagaaacgctataaaatattttgcctttaggggtccctctaaaatatagagcaacctatttcccatagattttacaaaagtagtgaatttgtttatataattgacaaaaacAACTTAAAAAGAGGAACTCCCCgacgtgggactaaaaagtttatatagtctcttaaaactactaaaaaacgGAAACTCCATAATGtgagactaataagtttcattcacaaagaaaataaaataaaatttatttagttaaaaaccttaaaacaacaattaattaatattgtttccaacaagcAAAACAGACAGTGGAAAATTAACTCCTATTTCAAACACTTTTCTGCGTAGTGGAAGCTTCTGCTCCGATACATGAAAAGTTAATTAGCAAACCTACGAACCCTTGTGTGTATGATCCTATTTACAAACGTCTCATTCAAATTTGTAATATGATTAAGAATCTTTGAATCACGAAAAGTAAAACCCCTCAAACATACTGAGTGTTTGATTTTACTTGCTGACAATGAAACATCGTACAACCAAGAAGCGGAACTAATTACTTTTAGACTTGAAAAAAGAAACCACCTAAAATTatccatcaacaaaatgtatCTGTAACAGAGCGGTGATGGAAAGGGTAACTAATCAGTTACATAAAGAATCAACTGAAGcgaggaagaagaaatgaaattGTCCCAAATCATGGAGTTGGCGGAATGTTTCTTTTTATATGGCCCGACGTGTTAGGTTAGGTTAAGCTAATCAGGCTAGACTTTTTTCCCTTTCCCCTTAaacttaactttttttttgagaCGGTTttccgtttttctttttttttacactTTTTAGGATTTGCCTTATTGAAGTCTATGGACGCGCAGATTTGTCCCATCCCTTTTGGACGGTGGATCTATCTCCTGACAGAAACAACGTTTTCTTATTCTATAGATTATTACTATATAGACCTATAAATTATACTCATAATATACTTCCTATTTAGGGAGGTGGTTGATACCTGTTACAAGGTCAATTAGGGTAAGAAATAAATTATGGTTCAGAGATTCCAACACTGCTTCTTTGTTATCGAGTTTGGGTATGTGGAATGTGGTTCGTGATTTTTATGTGTTATAGATGCAAGCTCATGGTCGGATTCAATAGTTGATGAGAACATGCCCGAGACCATATTTTGCATACTGTATATATCCTTAGTATGACACATTAGCACCGGCAATCTGCCATCGACTAAAGATGGCAGTATGTATttaggtacaatggaaagactaTAGGTGAGTGATGAAACTGACAAACGACCCAGCAAAACTAAAAAGGGTCTTTATTGACAAGCCAACATCCGAGACACaggaaaaaccaaattttttattgGCAATAAAAGATATCGAAAAGTATTAAATTTAAAGGCTGATTTTGGAAGTGGtgttatatctcaaaatatgctCATGCAAGGTAAAGACAGGGAGAGCTTTAAAAACAAATTCTTAAATTTTGCACGGGATCATAATTCACAGATAAATAGGAATTCACTTAATGCATGCACCCTATAATGCATAACACAGTAACCTTAGACTGGAGTTCTTGAATGTTATGTCCTCTTTTAGTATATGACGAAACTTAATGCATAACACAGTGACCTCAAGTTGGAGTTCTTGAATGTTATGTCCTCTTTCAATATATGACGAAATTGCTCATCCTGGATAAACCACTATGTATGACCAGCATTGGCTGTCTTTCGTTCTAACAGAATTACGTCCTTTTATATTGTAAGTGATCTTTTATGTGTTAAAatcttaaaaataagaaatgaacaGTGAAATTTAATCCGCAAGGGTAGCACTTAATGTGCCAGTAATCGTACTTAGATATCACACGAATAAAAAATAGATATCCAACAAAAGTCTTGGAAACCTGACATATTTTATATGAGATTATGATGCATATATTCCAATTGCGAAAAATAGCGCAATCCTTGAAGATTTTATATATTCCAATTGCGAAAACATCAAATCCTCAAGTTTATTGTGATAACCTTTTGAATGATTCttaatgttgttaatggataGATTTGATAGGAACAGTGGCGGAGCCACATGTTACTTGTGGGTGGCCATGGCCACCCCAAGATTTTCAAAATCCAATACCACTATACGTATACTCCATGGTTTCATTTTTACAAGCTAATGTTTATGGCCCCTCCAACATTTGAATCTTGACTCGGCAGCTGGATAGGAAGGAATTTGGAGATATTACAAACTTGAATGACTTTTGTATAATCTTGAAATATTTATGTAAGGTTTCCAATTTTCTAAATCGGTGTTATCAATATATTTATGAGGCTTGCCTCTTTTCCAAAAATAACGTATATGCGTGACAATGATTCAAAAAACCATTCAGAATCATGATTTTCAGTTGTGCTAATTATGATTTCCACGACCCTCAAAAACTTTGATCTTAAAAAGGAGATGCTTGAAAAACAACACGTTTCTGAAGCTGCGAGGAATAATTTGAATGAATATAGTGAAAAATTAAGAGAGAAATTTTAAGAAGATACATTTGCAGCAACTAAGAGAAAACTAATATGGGAAATCTTCTTGAACAATGGTAAGTTCCTTGATGCATTGACTTCACATTTCATTCCTTTATGCGAAAGATATTGCATGTAAAACTTCTTTAGTTGTTAGAGAAAGTCGTTTTGGTTCTTAAAATATTTCATATTAGTGAAATTCACTTGGTGATGATGCTAGTTATGGTGAATCAGAGTCGAAAAGAAGGTGAGTTATTATGATCCGATCAAATTTGTTTTTCATATAAACATTATTTAAATTCTTGGATTTAGGGACTTCTGTTTACAAATATTTGCAGTTTTGAACAACAACTTAAAATCTAAGATCAACATTGGAAGTCTAATAACTTCCTTCTATATAAAATGCAAACATTAAGAAAATGTGATTGTCTTACTTGACAGTATGAGATAGGGTCTTCTTCGCTAACACCAcgaagttgaattttaaatttaAGGGCACAACATTTTCGCCTCTGCACCAATATTTCTTCTTAAATCTTAATGGTCATATGATGAAGAATGAAATATGTTTTATTATATTGTTGTACGCATTGTGAATGAACCGTGTCATTGCTATGAATGTGGTGGACGAGTAATCAGTAAACCGAAAACCTAGAAAATTTGAGATACATAACACTGTAATTTAATTAGACGTGAAATCTCAGTTGGGTTTCGTGGATTTCGAAATGTTGACactttaaattaattatacatATATTGATGGTTATACCAAAACAATGTTTCTAAGAGGTAATAAAGATGTGATTCATTGTGATATAATATGTTTGACAATAACTTCTCGCTTAATTGCTTGCTATCTTAGCTCAACAGGTAAGAGCACATGGCTTCaaccatgtagttgtgggttTGACTCCCAAAAATGGCATTTAACTCTATGTGCAAGGACCACGAACCCAACATTACAAATACTCGGAAAATTTGTAAGCATTTAAATTTATATTTTAGGTATTAATTCCCATGTTATCGAAGGTGTTCACCTGTAAAATCATGAATATTTTTACGCATGCTTACCTTTGCTTGAATACGTCAATTAGTTGACTTCAACCGAAAGTAATAGTCTTGCATGTTAGTGATGGTGTTGATATTCATCTATTTTGGAGATTTACACACTTACCTGGCAGCTGCGAAAGTGACAAATAATTTGGAGAAAGCGTCTATGAGGTATTCGAGTCGTCCAACTCACAAAGGCGAAAAAATTACCATTCAAATTACTATATATGTGTGTAAATTCGATGTTGTTTCCGTGCTCACAGCTTACCTAAATAGCTCTAGGTAGTGGATGTTGAACACTATAATAGCTAGATACTAAATAACGAGCTAGATCCGACAACTCATCCAATGTCAAATGGTTGAGCTATGAGATAGCTTAAATTATCACAACAAGGAATTATATCTAGGACCTACCCACCAGAGGAGTACGTGATTCTTGTTGCATGAGTAAGACTTTTCTCTATAAAAAATTTACTTTTTCGGGGATTTGAATTTAAAAAGATGTGAAGAAACATGACAAAAAAATAGCCTTACAAGATATATACTACTTTCGTTTTGTGACACAAATTTTGTTTTCAGGTCTTTCTGAACTAAGGTAGAGCTTATATGGAGTCATGGAGCACAAGTGTTCTCATTTTCCCTtttttaacaaaataaaatgGACAAACGTTTTCATtgcctatcaaaattttgggtaaATCTGAgcatcatataattttttttcttttcttaaaggaTTATACCCGAGTCTCATTATACttcaattaaatcaaaattaatatATTAAGTTAATTTGAGTTAAGGGTATTATACTATCATATTCCACTTCATATGAACGTTTGAGTATTTCTGATAACAAATTTTACGTTTGAGTATTTCTTGATAACAAAATGCAGACGTCCCAATACATCTGGGCCACGGGTGGGGCGAAGCCCCGCCACTCCAGTCGACAATTATCACCGGAACCGATGTATAACACGGGTTACATACTAGTAAAATAAATGAATTCCAAACTCTTCAACCGAGTGTAATAAGTGTCCAGTCTTTTGGGCTGATTTAGGGAGATATATAGAAGTAGTATTACTTTCTCGGTCAATGAATCCTAATCTGGGgtttatcaaaaaaagaaaaaaaaagaatcctaATCTGGGAAGTATATATATTTGGTGTCTGAAAAGTTTTTATTATGGTTCAAATGATTCCTATTTTAAGTATTTTTCTCCATAGTGGATGAGCTTAAATTTAGGAGAGGTTGCTATGAATGAAATGTGTTCATTTTGAAGTACTAAAATTACAATAACAAACCGTATATCACGCAATACTATTTCAAGGACTTTCTCAAACCCTGGAACTACTATTTAAACCCATCGGATGTTACAacttttcttcattcttttttgaTTGCAGTGTTTCTCATCATTAATAAGAGAAGCGCTGCACCAATAAACAAAGAAAGAATCAATTTATTTTACTACTTTATATCAGTTTCATAAATAACTTATCAAACAATGGCACGTCAAATCATTGTTCTTGCTCTTATCTTTGTCGCAGTTGCCGGCTCAGTCGTTTCTGCAGCCCAAAGCCCAGCTTCTGCTCCATCAAAATCTGAATCACCAAAAATTGCACCAACAGGATCAGAAGTTGCACCAGTCTCCTCACCATCCAGCGACAGCGAAGATGTAGCCGCCACCCCATCAGCCAGTCCTAAATCCTCCGCCGAAGCCCCAATTCAGAAATCTCCATCTCCCAGATCATCCATCTCATTCGCACCATCTGATGCTCCATCTGGTTCATCTGACCTAAGCTCTCCACCTGCACCCACACCTGAGGCTTCCGGACCTACCGCTGATGCTCCTACTACTACTGCTGATGCTCCTGCCCCCTCAAAGCAGAGCAATGGTGCTAGTGGTTTGACATACTCTGCTGTCGTCGgcggtgctgctgctgctgctttctttttttAAGTTGTTGATATGTAATGTGTTTCTGTGTGTTCATTTGATACATGTAGATGTACAATTCATCAAGAACAAAGCATTTGACTTGAAGAATTTATTTG comes from Papaver somniferum cultivar HN1 chromosome 7, ASM357369v1, whole genome shotgun sequence and encodes:
- the LOC113295882 gene encoding classical arabinogalactan protein 11-like — protein: MARQIIVLALIFVAVAGSVVSAAQSPASAPSKSESPKIAPTGSEVAPVSSPSSDSEDVAATPSASPKSSAEAPIQKSPSPRSSISFAPSDAPSGSSDLSSPPAPTPEASGPTADAPTTTADAPAPSKQSNGASGLTYSAVVGGAAAAAFFF